Proteins found in one Planctomycetes bacterium MalM25 genomic segment:
- the accC gene encoding Biotin carboxylase, which translates to MYRRILIANRGEIALRVIRACRELGIETVAVFSEGDRGANYLELADEAYCIGPARAADSYLKIANVIAAAEVGDVEAIHPGFGFLSENAHFNEICRNCQIDFIGPSPEAMAKLGDKNTAREIARSADVPVVPGSDGCIEDEAEAVKFANEVGYPVLIKATAGGGGKGMRVASNELSLKSALQQAKAEAEAAFGNGDVYLEKYIEHPRHVEVQVLADKHGNAIHLWERDCSTQRRHQKLIEESPSPNITEETRLAMCESAVQLILASEYHNAATVEFIVDKDNNYYFIEVNARIQVEHPVTELVTGFDLIKGQLRVGSGEKLWLKQEDIPRNGHAIECRINAEDPAKNFQPSPGKIERLIVPGGFGVRFESHAHSGYSVPPYYDSMIGKLLVHQPTREEAIASMLRALAELKVDGIKTVIPLHKEILSHTAFSEARIDTTFVERTFTGGK; encoded by the coding sequence ATGTACCGCAGGATATTGATCGCGAACCGCGGCGAGATCGCTTTGCGAGTGATCCGCGCCTGCCGTGAACTCGGCATCGAGACCGTTGCTGTCTTCAGCGAGGGGGATCGCGGCGCGAATTACCTTGAGCTGGCGGACGAGGCTTACTGCATCGGCCCCGCGCGAGCGGCCGACAGCTACCTGAAAATCGCCAACGTGATCGCCGCCGCCGAGGTGGGCGACGTCGAGGCGATCCACCCCGGCTTCGGCTTCCTGTCGGAGAACGCGCACTTCAATGAGATCTGCCGCAACTGCCAGATCGATTTCATCGGCCCCTCGCCCGAGGCGATGGCGAAGCTGGGCGATAAGAACACCGCCCGCGAGATCGCACGATCGGCCGACGTGCCGGTCGTGCCCGGCAGCGACGGTTGCATCGAGGACGAGGCCGAAGCGGTCAAGTTCGCCAACGAGGTCGGCTACCCCGTCCTGATCAAGGCGACCGCCGGCGGCGGCGGCAAGGGCATGCGAGTCGCCTCGAACGAGCTCTCGCTCAAGTCGGCCCTGCAGCAGGCCAAGGCCGAGGCCGAGGCCGCCTTCGGCAACGGCGACGTCTACCTCGAGAAGTACATCGAGCACCCCCGCCACGTCGAGGTGCAGGTCCTCGCCGACAAGCACGGCAACGCGATCCACCTGTGGGAACGCGACTGCTCGACCCAGCGGCGGCACCAGAAGCTCATCGAGGAGTCGCCCAGCCCGAACATCACCGAAGAGACCCGCCTCGCCATGTGCGAGTCGGCGGTGCAGTTGATCCTGGCTTCGGAGTACCACAACGCGGCGACAGTCGAGTTCATTGTCGACAAGGACAACAATTACTACTTCATCGAAGTCAACGCCCGCATCCAGGTCGAGCACCCGGTGACCGAACTGGTGACCGGCTTCGATCTCATCAAGGGGCAGTTGCGGGTCGGCTCAGGCGAGAAGCTGTGGCTCAAGCAGGAGGACATCCCCCGCAACGGCCACGCGATCGAGTGCCGCATCAACGCCGAAGACCCGGCCAAGAACTTTCAGCCCTCGCCCGGCAAGATCGAGCGGCTGATCGTTCCGGGCGGTTTCGGCGTGCGGTTCGAGTCCCACGCCCACTCGGGCTACTCGGTCCCGCCGTACTACGACTCGATGATCGGCAAGCTGCTGGTCCACCAGCCGACCCGCGAGGAGGCGATTGCCAGCATGTTGCGGGCGCTCGCCGAGCTGAAGGTCGATGGCATCAAGACCGTCATCCCGCTGCACAAAGAGATTCTCAGCCACACGGCGTTCTCCGAGGCTCGCATCGACACGACCTTTGTCGAGCGGACTTTCACCGGCGGGAAGTAG
- the accB gene encoding Acetyl-CoA biotin carboxyl carrier: protein MADDSKKDATENQADVFDVSRVKKLVSLMNEHDLSEIDLRQGPQRVRLRRGGDQPVMAVAPSLPQVAPAPAAPAPAPAAPPAEAAPATPAAGKTINSPMVGTFYLSSSPESAPFVKVGDQVGADTTICIIEAMKVFNEIPAETSGKISAILVENGAAVEFGQPLFSLE, encoded by the coding sequence GTGGCAGACGACTCGAAGAAAGACGCTACCGAGAACCAGGCGGACGTGTTCGACGTCTCGCGTGTGAAGAAGCTCGTTTCATTGATGAACGAGCACGATCTGTCGGAGATCGACCTCCGGCAGGGGCCCCAGCGCGTTAGGCTCCGTCGCGGCGGTGACCAGCCCGTGATGGCCGTCGCGCCGAGTCTGCCGCAAGTCGCTCCGGCGCCGGCCGCGCCAGCTCCGGCCCCCGCCGCCCCGCCCGCGGAGGCCGCCCCCGCGACGCCCGCCGCCGGCAAGACGATCAACAGCCCGATGGTCGGCACGTTTTACCTGTCGTCTAGCCCCGAGTCGGCGCCCTTCGTGAAGGTGGGCGACCAGGTCGGCGCGGACACGACCATCTGCATCATCGAGGCGATGAAGGTCTTCAACGAGATCCCCGCCGAGACCAGCGGCAAGATCAGCGCCATCCTGGTGGAGAACGGCGCGGCGGTCGAATTCGGCCAGCCGCTGTTCAGCCTCGAGTAG
- a CDS encoding putative peptidase has product MPTHEKRRAKLRQLCRREKIDALLVTSFTNVTYLTGFTGDDSYLLVTSDDAVLVTDPRYTIQLGEECPGLRLHVRETGERMLPAVAQLTKEAGVERLGYESASMTVATHQGLAEELVGTQLVGLASMVESLRLIKDRSEVEAIRHAAHLAKRALEVVRASWTPEATENDLARELEYQARRFGGKCLSFPPIVAAGPRAALPHATPTDAPVGDHPFTLIDWGVYAPLYASDLTRMVVTQKPSKRFEKVYNTVLEAQLAGIEAIRPGVTCDSVDAAARKVITKAGFGKRFGHGLGHGLGLEVHEGPRLGRNQETELRPGMVVTVEPGIYIPDWGGVRIEDDVLVTKTGYELLSDVPKTLGESLL; this is encoded by the coding sequence ATGCCAACCCACGAGAAGCGGCGAGCCAAGCTCCGCCAGCTCTGCCGGCGAGAGAAGATCGACGCCCTGCTGGTCACCAGCTTCACGAACGTCACCTACCTGACCGGCTTCACCGGCGACGACAGCTACCTGCTGGTCACCAGCGACGACGCAGTGCTGGTCACGGACCCGCGGTACACGATTCAGCTCGGGGAAGAGTGCCCCGGCTTGCGGCTCCACGTCCGCGAGACGGGCGAGCGGATGCTGCCCGCCGTCGCTCAGTTGACCAAGGAGGCGGGCGTCGAACGCCTCGGATACGAGTCGGCGTCGATGACCGTCGCCACGCACCAGGGCCTCGCCGAGGAGCTGGTCGGGACGCAACTCGTTGGGCTCGCCTCGATGGTCGAGTCGCTCCGGCTCATCAAGGACCGGAGCGAGGTCGAGGCGATCCGCCACGCCGCCCACTTGGCCAAGCGGGCCCTGGAGGTCGTGCGGGCTTCGTGGACGCCCGAAGCGACCGAGAACGACTTGGCCCGCGAGCTGGAGTACCAAGCCCGCCGATTCGGCGGCAAGTGCCTCAGCTTCCCGCCGATCGTCGCCGCGGGACCGAGGGCGGCGTTGCCGCACGCCACGCCGACCGACGCGCCCGTCGGGGATCACCCGTTCACGCTGATCGACTGGGGGGTCTACGCCCCGCTGTACGCCAGCGACCTGACGCGGATGGTGGTGACCCAGAAGCCCTCGAAGCGGTTCGAGAAGGTCTACAACACGGTGCTCGAGGCCCAACTTGCCGGCATCGAGGCGATCCGTCCCGGGGTCACCTGCGATTCGGTCGACGCCGCCGCCCGCAAGGTCATCACGAAGGCGGGATTCGGCAAGCGGTTCGGCCATGGGCTGGGACACGGCCTCGGCCTGGAAGTCCACGAGGGACCCCGTCTCGGGCGGAACCAGGAGACCGAGCTCCGCCCCGGCATGGTGGTGACGGTCGAACCCGGGATCTATATCCCCGACTGGGGAGGCGTCCGGATCGAGGACGACGTGCTGGTCACCAAGACCGGCTACGAGCTGCTCTCGGACGTCCCCAAGACGCTCGGGGAGAGCCTGCTCTGA
- a CDS encoding MotA/TolQ/ExbB proton channel family protein, which yields MPPITVLANWLLRLPLLWGGLATLGFYACLQSGPINSPLLTRYFASHPVEWVATLLFFIGMAALGLRLSNLLGQLGAVKLQPLGPIQPGGQPASDAESLLAKLSGLSAPLRRTTLVRRLRDALEYVRDTGSADTLEEQLDRLVVIDRDHVSTGYALPRLVRATLPIIGMIGTVIGITLAVGELSTEDMEASIGAVTGALSVAFDTTAQAMSLMLVLWFAMFTVERVEERLLDEVDLATGRALVGRFQVYGSQNDPNVAAVRRMSEQVVESVDKLSANQQETLQSLLGDMQRKWQTTTESTGELLTSTLTAGLRDGLRDHATGLNTGVETQLASLNASLNDQQAHVASAVREQLASLEKLQTEYAERLQTTTDQQTSRIVSGADGVLGNLRDGLERMAELLVEALQKHGETLTTAEHELASENRRHLGEVEAALGEAMVVSADRQEKLVRQSESVLREMQQALVSAAGATIDHQNELVKQGEILLKVVDSTGQVQRLEDSLNRNLDTLGRTHKLDETLMSLSAAIQLLSARTGREMDAPVALSNKAA from the coding sequence ATGCCGCCCATCACGGTGCTCGCCAACTGGTTGCTCAGGCTGCCGCTCCTCTGGGGCGGCCTCGCGACGCTCGGCTTCTACGCCTGCCTGCAGAGCGGTCCGATCAACTCGCCGTTGCTGACGCGTTACTTCGCGTCGCACCCGGTTGAGTGGGTGGCCACGTTGCTCTTCTTCATCGGCATGGCCGCGCTCGGCCTGCGGCTCTCGAACCTGCTCGGTCAGCTCGGGGCCGTGAAGCTGCAGCCGCTCGGACCGATCCAACCGGGCGGACAACCCGCGTCCGACGCCGAGTCGTTGCTAGCCAAGCTGTCGGGCCTCTCGGCCCCGCTGCGGCGCACGACGCTCGTCCGCCGGCTGCGCGACGCGCTCGAGTACGTCCGCGACACCGGGTCAGCGGACACCCTCGAAGAGCAACTCGACCGCTTGGTGGTCATCGATCGTGACCACGTCTCCACCGGCTACGCGCTGCCGCGGCTCGTGCGGGCGACGCTTCCCATCATCGGCATGATCGGCACGGTCATCGGCATCACGCTCGCGGTGGGCGAGTTGTCGACCGAGGACATGGAGGCCTCGATCGGGGCGGTCACCGGGGCGCTCTCGGTCGCGTTCGACACCACCGCCCAGGCGATGTCGCTGATGCTGGTGCTCTGGTTCGCGATGTTCACCGTCGAGCGTGTGGAGGAACGCCTGCTCGACGAGGTCGATCTCGCCACCGGCCGCGCCCTGGTGGGACGCTTCCAGGTGTACGGATCGCAGAACGACCCGAACGTGGCCGCCGTCCGCCGCATGAGCGAACAGGTGGTCGAGTCGGTCGACAAGCTCTCGGCCAACCAGCAAGAGACGCTCCAGTCGCTCCTGGGCGACATGCAGCGGAAGTGGCAGACCACAACCGAGTCGACGGGCGAGCTGCTCACCAGCACACTCACCGCCGGCCTGCGTGACGGGCTCCGCGATCATGCCACGGGCCTTAACACCGGAGTCGAGACGCAACTCGCCTCGCTTAACGCGAGCCTCAACGATCAGCAAGCTCACGTTGCTTCCGCGGTGCGGGAGCAACTCGCTTCGCTCGAGAAGCTGCAAACCGAATACGCCGAGCGTCTCCAGACGACAACCGATCAGCAGACCTCGCGTATCGTGTCGGGCGCCGATGGCGTGCTAGGCAACCTGCGAGACGGCCTCGAACGGATGGCGGAGCTGCTCGTCGAGGCCCTGCAGAAGCACGGCGAGACGCTCACTACGGCCGAGCATGAGCTCGCTAGCGAGAACCGCCGGCACCTGGGCGAGGTCGAGGCGGCTCTCGGCGAGGCGATGGTGGTCTCCGCCGACCGGCAAGAGAAGCTGGTCCGCCAGAGCGAGTCGGTCCTCCGCGAGATGCAACAGGCGCTGGTCTCCGCCGCCGGGGCGACGATCGATCACCAGAACGAGCTTGTTAAGCAGGGCGAAATCCTCTTGAAGGTCGTCGACTCGACCGGCCAGGTGCAGCGCCTCGAGGACTCGCTCAACCGCAACCTCGACACGCTCGGCCGAACGCACAAGCTCGACGAGACGCTCATGAGCCTGTCCGCGGCGATCCAACTGCTCAGCGCCCGCACGGGCCGCGAGATGGACGCGCCGGTCGCCCTCTCCAATAAGGCCGCATGA
- a CDS encoding lipoprotein signal peptidase, with the protein MSEGPDATPLPRNRYVAFFLVAAAGLAADLISKEIVFSWPGKLTGQVVYWWWPDHAGIQTSLNEGALFGIGYGQVGLFAVISLVAAVAIPLWLFVGGAARDWWITIALGAVMAGVLGNLYDRLGMHGLKWPEWDPRAGEAVYAVRDWILWRASADWTWPNFNLADAFLVTGAAVLFLRAMLEPKEEASPEADGPTA; encoded by the coding sequence ATGTCCGAGGGACCGGACGCGACCCCCCTGCCCCGCAATCGTTACGTGGCCTTCTTCTTGGTCGCCGCGGCGGGCTTGGCGGCGGACCTCATCAGCAAAGAGATCGTCTTCTCTTGGCCCGGCAAGCTGACCGGCCAGGTGGTGTACTGGTGGTGGCCCGATCACGCCGGTATCCAGACGAGCCTCAACGAGGGCGCGCTGTTCGGCATCGGCTACGGCCAGGTCGGCCTCTTCGCGGTGATCAGCCTCGTGGCCGCGGTAGCGATCCCGCTGTGGCTTTTCGTCGGCGGCGCGGCGCGTGATTGGTGGATCACGATCGCGCTGGGCGCCGTGATGGCGGGCGTGCTCGGCAACCTCTACGACCGCCTCGGGATGCACGGCTTGAAATGGCCCGAATGGGACCCACGCGCGGGCGAGGCGGTCTACGCCGTACGAGACTGGATCCTCTGGCGGGCCAGCGCCGACTGGACCTGGCCCAACTTCAACCTCGCCGACGCCTTCCTCGTGACCGGCGCCGCGGTGCTCTTCCTGCGGGCGATGCTCGAGCCGAAGGAGGAGGCAAGCCCCGAGGCCGACGGGCCTACTGCGTGA
- the yocK_1 gene encoding General stress protein 16O — MKKADYAVYKERLLHLRARLRGDVQAMADVALHEGNGNAMPIHMAELGSENYEQEFTLSLMESDEETLAAIDEALARIEAGVYGICTMCGSTIPKLRLNAIPFAPMCVECAEKVESN, encoded by the coding sequence ATGAAGAAGGCTGACTACGCGGTTTACAAGGAGCGGCTGCTGCACCTGCGAGCCCGCCTGCGCGGCGATGTGCAGGCGATGGCCGATGTGGCCCTCCACGAGGGGAACGGCAACGCGATGCCGATCCACATGGCCGAGCTCGGCAGCGAGAACTACGAGCAGGAGTTCACGCTCAGCCTGATGGAGTCCGACGAGGAGACGCTCGCCGCCATCGATGAGGCGCTCGCCCGCATCGAAGCGGGCGTCTACGGCATCTGCACCATGTGCGGCAGCACCATCCCCAAGCTCCGGCTCAACGCGATCCCGTTCGCCCCGATGTGCGTTGAGTGCGCTGAGAAGGTCGAATCGAACTGA
- the thrC gene encoding Threonine synthase translates to MTTAVQTRTDLAYQKCVMPGCSATYDVGEVRTSCDACGALLDIAYDWDRVKPPTSLKDFEKKWARRNEPLERSGVWRFRELLPFAPDEKIVSIGEGQTPLHPSVGVADYVGMKPGRLMLQYEGMNPSGSFKDNGMTAAFTHAHMIGAERAACASTGNTSASLALYCGMSRLMQAVIFIGSGKISYGKLSQALDYGALTVQIAGDFDDAMHRVRQVSKKLGIYLVNSVNPFRLEGQKTIMLRVLESLNWEVPDWICVPGGNLGNSSSFGKAFHELKELGLIDRIPRIAIINAAGANTLHELYENRGLRWNNGQPDTKIIDSYYAELDAASLRADTIASAIEINRPVNLMKCLRALECCDGVVREVSDQQILDAKARVAANGLGCEPASAASVAGAKVLREQGVIEPGERVVCVLTGHQLKDPTATVAYHSSDQGEFNRVLGSRGVSTATFANRAVKVENDLDKIVRTIQLNS, encoded by the coding sequence ATGACCACCGCCGTACAGACTCGAACCGACCTGGCATACCAGAAGTGCGTGATGCCCGGCTGCAGTGCGACGTATGACGTGGGCGAGGTCCGCACGAGCTGCGATGCGTGCGGCGCGCTGCTCGACATCGCCTACGACTGGGACCGGGTGAAGCCGCCCACTTCGCTCAAAGACTTCGAGAAGAAATGGGCCCGCCGAAACGAGCCGCTCGAGCGCTCCGGCGTGTGGCGTTTCCGCGAGCTGCTGCCGTTCGCGCCGGACGAGAAGATCGTGTCGATCGGCGAGGGGCAGACGCCTCTGCACCCGTCGGTCGGCGTGGCGGACTACGTCGGCATGAAGCCGGGCCGGCTGATGTTGCAGTACGAGGGAATGAACCCCTCGGGCAGCTTCAAAGACAACGGCATGACGGCCGCCTTCACCCACGCGCACATGATCGGCGCCGAGCGGGCGGCGTGCGCCTCGACCGGCAACACGTCGGCGTCGCTCGCGCTGTACTGCGGCATGAGCCGGCTCATGCAAGCGGTCATCTTCATCGGCTCGGGCAAGATCAGCTACGGCAAGCTCTCCCAGGCGCTCGACTACGGCGCGCTGACCGTGCAGATCGCCGGCGACTTCGACGACGCCATGCACCGCGTCCGCCAGGTCAGCAAGAAGCTGGGCATCTACCTCGTGAATAGCGTGAACCCGTTCCGCCTCGAGGGGCAGAAGACGATCATGCTGCGGGTGCTCGAAAGCCTGAACTGGGAAGTGCCCGATTGGATCTGCGTGCCGGGCGGGAACCTGGGCAACAGCAGCTCGTTCGGCAAGGCGTTCCACGAGCTCAAGGAGCTCGGTCTGATCGATCGCATCCCGCGGATCGCGATCATCAACGCCGCCGGCGCCAACACGCTGCACGAGCTGTACGAGAACCGCGGCCTCCGCTGGAACAACGGCCAGCCCGACACCAAGATCATCGACAGTTACTACGCCGAACTCGATGCCGCGAGCCTGCGAGCGGACACGATCGCCAGCGCGATCGAGATCAACCGCCCGGTGAACCTGATGAAGTGCCTGCGGGCGCTGGAGTGCTGCGACGGCGTTGTCCGCGAGGTCTCCGACCAACAGATCCTCGACGCGAAGGCCCGCGTCGCCGCGAACGGCCTCGGCTGCGAACCGGCGTCGGCGGCGAGCGTGGCGGGAGCCAAGGTCCTGCGCGAGCAGGGCGTCATCGAGCCGGGCGAACGCGTCGTCTGCGTGCTCACCGGCCACCAGCTGAAAGACCCGACGGCCACGGTCGCCTACCACAGCAGCGACCAGGGCGAGTTCAACCGGGTGCTCGGCAGCCGAGGCGTCAGCACGGCGACCTTCGCCAACCGCGCCGTCAAAGTCGAGAACGACCTCGACAAGATCGTGCGGACGATCCAACTCAACAGCTGA
- the atsA_23 gene encoding Arylsulfatase → MRSLVACAAVILCLAVSALAKEPSPRPNILFIFSDDHACDAIGAYGGWLAPLNPTPNIDRLASSGALFKNSFCTNSICGPSRAVILTGKHSHINGFFQNSEKFDPSQWVFPRELQSAGYQTAIIGKWHLGCDPSGFDFWRVLKGQGAYYNPLFRTAGGPEEVEGHCTQIVTDTALDWLKKRDEDKPFLLMCQHKAPHRNWMPDPRDLERWADTTIPEPDSLLDTLEDNASPALASEMSIDVHMHPNLDLFLETTPNSAESGVRSKDESGKRNMKRLTPAQRKTWRAGLAAENAHFEEAAPESGPERVRLKHQRYVKNYLRTAYGVDRSVGQLLSYLEENGLADNTIVVYSSDQGFYLGEHGWYDKRWMYEQSLRMPLIVRWPGVTRPGQVVEPMVQNLDYAPTFLEAAGLAAPADLQGASLVSLLRGQTPGDWRDSLYYHYYEFPGYHMVARHRGVRTVRYKLMHFYRTGEWEFYDLQTDPEEMDNQYDNPAHAETIAELKVELNRLAEECRDETDVSPQNAATVTQ, encoded by the coding sequence ATGCGAAGCCTTGTCGCTTGCGCCGCTGTCATCCTGTGCCTTGCGGTTTCGGCTCTCGCCAAAGAGCCCTCGCCGCGCCCGAACATCCTGTTCATCTTCTCCGACGACCACGCCTGCGACGCGATCGGCGCCTACGGCGGCTGGCTCGCCCCGCTGAACCCGACGCCGAATATCGACCGCCTCGCCAGCAGCGGGGCGTTGTTCAAGAACAGCTTCTGCACGAACTCGATCTGTGGCCCGAGTCGGGCGGTCATCCTCACGGGCAAACACAGCCACATCAACGGGTTCTTTCAGAACAGCGAGAAGTTCGATCCGAGCCAGTGGGTCTTCCCACGCGAGCTGCAGTCCGCCGGCTACCAAACGGCAATCATTGGCAAGTGGCACCTCGGCTGTGATCCCAGCGGATTCGACTTCTGGCGTGTCTTGAAGGGGCAAGGCGCCTACTACAACCCACTCTTCCGCACCGCGGGGGGCCCCGAAGAGGTCGAGGGACACTGCACTCAGATCGTGACCGACACGGCGCTCGACTGGTTGAAGAAACGCGACGAGGACAAGCCCTTCTTGCTGATGTGCCAGCACAAGGCGCCCCACCGCAACTGGATGCCCGACCCGCGCGACCTAGAACGCTGGGCGGACACCACCATCCCGGAGCCGGACAGCCTGCTCGACACGCTCGAGGACAACGCGAGTCCGGCGCTCGCCTCGGAGATGTCGATCGACGTTCACATGCACCCGAACCTCGACCTCTTCCTCGAAACGACGCCGAACTCGGCCGAGTCGGGCGTCCGGTCGAAGGACGAATCGGGCAAACGCAACATGAAACGGCTGACCCCGGCCCAACGAAAAACCTGGCGGGCCGGTCTCGCCGCGGAGAACGCCCACTTCGAAGAGGCCGCGCCCGAATCCGGACCGGAGCGCGTCCGGCTGAAGCACCAGCGCTACGTCAAGAACTACCTGCGCACCGCTTACGGGGTGGACCGCAGCGTTGGGCAATTGCTCAGCTACCTGGAGGAGAACGGCCTGGCGGACAACACGATCGTCGTTTACTCATCCGACCAAGGCTTCTACCTCGGCGAACACGGCTGGTACGACAAGCGTTGGATGTACGAGCAGTCGCTCCGCATGCCGCTCATCGTCCGCTGGCCGGGTGTCACGCGGCCGGGTCAGGTCGTCGAGCCGATGGTGCAGAACCTCGACTACGCCCCCACCTTCCTCGAGGCGGCGGGCCTCGCGGCGCCGGCCGACCTGCAGGGGGCTTCGCTCGTCTCGCTACTTCGCGGGCAAACCCCCGGCGACTGGCGTGACTCCCTCTATTACCACTACTACGAGTTCCCCGGTTACCACATGGTCGCGCGGCACCGCGGTGTACGGACCGTACGTTACAAGCTGATGCACTTCTACCGGACCGGCGAGTGGGAGTTCTACGACCTGCAAACCGACCCGGAAGAGATGGACAACCAGTACGACAACCCGGCCCACGCCGAGACGATCGCCGAGCTCAAGGTCGAGCTCAATCGGTTGGCCGAGGAGTGCCGGGATGAAACGGACGTGTCGCCTCAGAACGCGGCCACCGTCACCCAGTAG
- the atsA_24 gene encoding Arylsulfatase, with translation MRAYLLFLVCLSGVAVATAAERPNVVLIYGDDVGYGDVSCSGQTTLSTPNIDRLAAEGVRFTDAHCSAATCTPSRYAMLTGRYAFRQENSGIRPGDANLIIAPSTPTLPSQLRSVGYRTGVVGKWHLGLGDGPIDWNGDVRPGPNEIGFDYHFLLPATGDRVPCVYLEQGRVIDLDPTDPIAVSYGKRIGDAPTGAERPDLLKQRWSHGHNHTIVNGVSRIGYMTGGQAARWVDEDMADVLVEHAHEFLDASSEAPFFLFFSAHDIHVPRMPHSRFAGKSGLGPRGDAMLQLDWCVGRLTEKLEALGVLDDTLVIFTSDNGPVLDDGYVDQANELLGDHVPAGPHRAGKYSMYEGGTRVPFVARWPERIAAGTVSDALLGQIDLAASLSALTGAKLPVGGLPDSRDELDTLLGEDPVGRPHLVHEAKGLALRMGPWKYVPAGKTRDGLGPWEVRNLSQPGSLYRVDDDPGESRDLAAEKPQRLEAMRSLLDRIRAGQDGDR, from the coding sequence ATGCGTGCTTACCTGCTGTTCCTTGTCTGCCTGTCAGGCGTTGCGGTCGCGACGGCGGCCGAGCGGCCGAACGTGGTGCTTATCTACGGAGACGACGTCGGCTACGGCGATGTTTCGTGCAGCGGGCAGACGACGCTCAGCACGCCGAACATCGATCGCTTGGCGGCGGAGGGGGTTCGGTTCACGGACGCGCATTGCTCGGCGGCGACGTGCACGCCTTCGCGGTACGCGATGCTGACGGGTCGGTACGCCTTCCGTCAGGAGAACAGCGGCATCCGTCCCGGCGACGCTAACCTGATCATCGCCCCGAGCACGCCGACCCTGCCGAGTCAGCTGCGGTCGGTCGGCTACCGGACCGGCGTCGTGGGCAAGTGGCACCTCGGGCTGGGGGACGGGCCGATCGACTGGAACGGGGACGTCCGCCCCGGCCCGAACGAGATCGGTTTTGACTACCACTTCTTGCTGCCCGCGACCGGGGACCGCGTGCCGTGCGTCTACTTGGAGCAGGGCCGCGTGATCGACCTCGACCCCACGGACCCGATCGCCGTGAGCTACGGCAAGCGGATCGGAGACGCGCCGACCGGCGCCGAGCGACCCGACCTGCTGAAGCAGCGTTGGTCGCACGGGCACAACCACACGATCGTCAACGGCGTGTCACGCATCGGGTACATGACGGGGGGGCAGGCCGCTCGGTGGGTCGATGAGGACATGGCCGACGTCCTCGTCGAGCACGCCCACGAGTTCCTCGACGCCAGCAGCGAGGCCCCCTTCTTCCTGTTCTTCTCGGCTCACGACATCCACGTCCCCCGGATGCCGCATTCACGCTTCGCCGGAAAGAGCGGTCTCGGCCCGCGAGGCGACGCCATGCTGCAACTCGATTGGTGCGTGGGCCGGCTGACCGAGAAGCTCGAGGCGCTCGGAGTTCTCGACGACACGCTCGTCATCTTCACTTCCGATAATGGCCCGGTGTTGGACGACGGCTATGTCGATCAAGCCAACGAACTCCTGGGCGACCACGTCCCGGCGGGACCGCACCGCGCGGGCAAGTACTCGATGTACGAGGGAGGCACGCGCGTCCCGTTCGTGGCCCGTTGGCCCGAGAGGATCGCCGCCGGCACGGTGAGCGATGCGCTGCTCGGCCAGATCGACTTGGCCGCCTCGCTCTCGGCCTTGACCGGCGCCAAGCTGCCGGTCGGCGGCCTGCCCGATAGTCGTGACGAACTCGACACGCTGCTCGGCGAAGACCCCGTCGGCCGCCCGCACCTGGTCCACGAAGCGAAGGGGCTCGCCCTCCGCATGGGCCCGTGGAAGTACGTCCCCGCGGGCAAGACCCGCGATGGGCTCGGCCCTTGGGAGGTGCGTAATCTTTCTCAGCCCGGCTCACTCTATCGAGTCGATGACGATCCGGGCGAATCGCGAGACCTCGCCGCCGAGAAACCGCAACGATTGGAGGCGATGCGTTCTCTGCTCGATCGCATCCGGGCCGGGCAGGACGGCGACCGCTAG